From the genome of Vicia villosa cultivar HV-30 ecotype Madison, WI linkage group LG2, Vvil1.0, whole genome shotgun sequence, one region includes:
- the LOC131646665 gene encoding acyl-CoA-binding protein-like codes for MGLQEDFDEHAAKVKTLKESPSNENLLILYGLYKQATVGPVTTSRPGIFNQKERAKWDAWKAVEGKSKDEAMSDYITKVKQLLEEAGLTA; via the exons ATGGGTTTGCAG GAGGATTTTGACGAGCATGCTGCGAAAGTCAAGACTCTAAAAGAGAGTCCATCAAATGAGAACTTGCTTATCCTTTATGGATTGTACAAGCAAGCCACTGTTGGACCTGTTACCACCA GCCGTCCTGGAATTTTCAACCAGAAGGAAAGGGCTAAATGGGATGCATGGAAGGCTGTTGAag GCAAATCCAAGGATGAAGCAATGAGTGATTACATCACTAAGGTGAAACAGCTGCTGGAAGAAGCTGGTCTTACTGCTTAA